Part of the Benincasa hispida cultivar B227 chromosome 12, ASM972705v1, whole genome shotgun sequence genome is shown below.
CCGGCAGTGGCATTGGTGCAGGGAAGAGCCCCACTTCCATCATCGTATTgtcattctctttcttctttgatgGGCATCCTTCGGCCAACGCAGGCTCACTGCTTTCCACTATCgctttgcccttttcttttGTTAGCGCAAGACGggatctttgtttttgtttcatttCCCTTTCCTTTCACTGTTCCTCCTTCTCCCACTCTGCAATTTCTTtgctcttcttttctcttataTTGCGACGCACTTCTTCATcatgtaattttcttcttaacTCGCCTTCTGCGATGATTTGTTGTGCCCGTAACATCTTCTCTTGTTTTTCATCctcatctcttcttctcttgTCCTTCTCTTCTAATGCACTTTGTAAAAATTATGGGTCGACTGTTGACCCTTGCgacgcattctccttgcgacgccgcatAAGGTGGGTGTTGTCTGAATCTTCTCCATCATCAGTCGCAACCGTTATTATTTGCGTTGATTGCTGTTCAGGTTTCGTTGATTCTCTATGTTGTGCTAACACTCCCTCATCCACCCTTGCGGTGGTGGATTCTCCGTCGACTTTTGGGCTCTCAAccctctttctcttctcttccttcGTCTTTAGGCGCTCCTCTTCTCGCCTGCATTCCCTCCTCTCACTCGTTTTTCTTTCGTTCTTCTCCTTCCTTGGCCGGGCTTCTTCATCACCTTTCgccctcttcttcttcatcttcttcttcttcttctcctcagcCATTTCAGGATGCTTCTCTGCCACCACTTCCTCCAAAGCAaccctgatgggtccctcataggattctATTTGAACAATTTCCTTAGGATCTGAAATGGCCGGAGCACTCCTTCTCAAAGCTTCCTCCATCTCTTCCTCCGAAGGTAGTGGCTGATTAACAATCCCCGTTTTGGGCAACTCTCCTTCCTTCTCCATGTTACTCAAAATACTCCTAAACACTTCCCTATCGtctcttctttttatctcaATTTCAGAAGATAGTGTTGGGAGTAGGGCACTCTTGTGCTCTACCCTTCTCTAATGCAGACTGGTCCGGCTGCTACAGGCTTTCATCGAGGTTTTCCGGTGATTCGTGGGATGGGTTTTGGTTGGGCGGCAAGACGACGGCTTGTTGTGAATGTCGCCTCTCTTGCAGTGATTTAGGCTGGTGAGGGTGATGAGGGTAAAGAGGATGAATGGGAAGGGTCGCACTGAGTGAAAGAGGTGGGAAGGTTCTTAAGGTTTTAGGAAGAAAGTTCGCCATCTGGTATGCAAAGGATATGCTAGGGTTTCGTTTTTGCAAAAAGACTCGAATAGACGACCTAAGAAGGGGTAGGAcggaatttataggttgggccttgatgggcccaatgcAAATTCTGCGGTGGCAGGCCTCGAGGTACTGAAAAAGCCTACCGCTGCGCTCCTCACATTAATGAATTAGTAGAGAAGTATGTCATTTCATCTGCTAAAtcatcatttccttggaagcctaaacgattggactactctatttgcaaaaagaatttgtcTTTGGTGTTTTATTCGGATGGGCGCAAGGTTAAGATTAACGCAATGCCTCCATTAACGAAAATGCATagttgcagaggacgggcaataACGCATGTATCAGCGCAACACACCCCCcaactcaacgcatttctggaggacgagTGTACTGTATTTCTACTGgcacaacactacctcaacatagttcATTTTCACTAAGGATGGGCGAAAaatacatacgagcgcaacatacccctcaacgcaatgcagtTGGGTAggatggacgcaaagtgtatctcgtcatcacaagatgcacccatcatcgcaatgcataccggatgttgattgttattattatttttattattattatattttttttcatcaacgcaagtcgcTAGGACTTTGCAGTATTAATTTTCTCTTACACAATCATTCACTGAAATTAAGAATAACGCAATTACTACAAAAAAGTAAGGGAATTGAACAAAGCACTAAAATTAATGCaatcaaattaaatgaaaagtgAATTCATAACTCAATAAAAG
Proteins encoded:
- the LOC120067453 gene encoding capping protein inhibiting regulator of actin dynamics-like, producing MEKEGELPKTGIVNQPLPSEEEMEEALRRSAPAISDPKEIVQIESYEGPIRVALEEVVAEKHPEMAEEKKKKKMKKKRAKGDEEARPRKEKNERKTSERRECRREEERLKTKEEKRKRVESPKVDGESTTARVDEGVLAQHRESTKPEQQSTQIITVATDDGEDSDNTHLMRRRKENASQGSTVDP